The following coding sequences are from one Deltaproteobacteria bacterium window:
- the xsc gene encoding sulfoacetaldehyde acetyltransferase, translating to MGKVKMTTEEAFIKVLQMHGIENVFGIIGSAMMPISDLFPKAGITFWDCGHEGNAGMMADGFTRASGRICMMAGQNGPGITNFVTPVKTAYWNHTPLMLVTAQAANMTMGQGGFQEVPQMALFKDLVAYQEEVLHPSRVAEVLNRVIMKAKRASAPAQINIPRDFWTQVIEIELPSVVDFEGLAGGAEAIARAAALLSKAEFPVILNGGGVVIGGAIKDSVALAERLDAPVCCGYQHNDAFPGSHPLFAGPLGYNGSKAGMELIAKADVVLALGTRLNPFSTLPGYGIDYWPTAAALIQVDINPDRIGLTKPVTVGIVGDAKKVANAILSHLSATAGDDGREERKKTIAKLKADWAQELATMNHEEDDLGTTWNERARNREPEKMTARMAWRAIIAALPKEAIISSDIGNNCAIGNAYPTFEEGRKYLAPGMFGPCGYGFPAILGAKIARPDLPVVGFAGDGAFGISMNEMTACGRDEWPAITMIIFRNYQWGAEKRNTTLWYHDNFVGTELDRHVSYAGIARACGHEGLVAVTMDDLTQKLNVAIKAQMEEKKTTFIEVMTNQELGEPFRRDAMKTPVPVAGIEKSDMQPQKGV from the coding sequence ATGGGAAAAGTAAAAATGACCACAGAAGAAGCCTTTATTAAAGTGTTACAGATGCACGGCATCGAAAACGTCTTCGGTATCATCGGTTCGGCGATGATGCCGATTTCGGATTTGTTTCCCAAAGCCGGTATCACCTTCTGGGATTGCGGACATGAAGGGAACGCCGGGATGATGGCCGACGGCTTCACCCGGGCCTCCGGCAGGATATGTATGATGGCCGGACAGAACGGCCCCGGTATCACCAACTTTGTTACCCCCGTGAAAACCGCCTACTGGAACCATACCCCGCTGATGCTGGTAACCGCCCAGGCGGCCAACATGACCATGGGACAGGGCGGTTTCCAAGAGGTCCCGCAGATGGCCCTTTTTAAGGACCTGGTGGCCTATCAGGAAGAAGTGCTGCACCCGTCCCGTGTGGCCGAGGTCCTCAACCGGGTCATCATGAAGGCCAAGCGTGCCTCCGCTCCGGCCCAGATTAATATACCCCGGGACTTCTGGACCCAGGTGATCGAGATCGAACTTCCCTCCGTGGTCGATTTCGAGGGTTTGGCCGGAGGCGCGGAAGCGATCGCTCGCGCAGCCGCGCTTCTGTCCAAGGCCGAATTCCCGGTCATCCTGAATGGCGGGGGTGTGGTGATCGGGGGGGCTATCAAGGATTCCGTGGCCCTGGCCGAGCGCCTGGACGCTCCGGTTTGCTGCGGCTATCAGCACAATGATGCTTTCCCCGGCAGTCATCCGCTGTTCGCCGGTCCTCTGGGTTATAACGGGTCAAAAGCCGGAATGGAGCTGATCGCCAAAGCCGACGTCGTCCTGGCCCTGGGTACCCGTCTGAATCCTTTCTCCACTCTGCCGGGCTACGGCATCGACTACTGGCCGACCGCTGCGGCTCTCATTCAGGTTGATATCAACCCCGACCGTATCGGTCTCACCAAGCCCGTCACCGTGGGCATCGTCGGCGACGCCAAAAAGGTCGCCAATGCCATTCTGAGCCACCTTTCGGCAACCGCCGGGGATGATGGCCGGGAAGAACGCAAAAAAACCATAGCTAAACTAAAAGCCGACTGGGCCCAGGAGCTGGCGACCATGAATCATGAAGAAGACGATCTCGGTACCACCTGGAACGAGAGAGCCAGAAACCGTGAGCCGGAAAAGATGACGGCCCGGATGGCCTGGCGGGCGATCATTGCGGCTCTGCCCAAGGAAGCCATCATTTCCTCCGACATCGGGAATAACTGCGCCATCGGGAACGCCTATCCGACTTTCGAGGAAGGCCGTAAATATCTGGCCCCGGGAATGTTTGGCCCTTGCGGCTATGGGTTCCCGGCCATTTTGGGGGCTAAGATCGCGCGGCCCGACCTGCCGGTAGTCGGTTTTGCCGGTGACGGGGCTTTTGGAATCTCCATGAACGAAATGACGGCCTGTGGCCGGGACGAATGGCCGGCCATCACCATGATCATCTTCCGTAACTACCAGTGGGGGGCCGAGAAACGGAACACGACGCTTTGGTACCACGACAATTTTGTGGGGACCGAATTGGATCGCCATGTTTCTTACGCCGGCATTGCCCGTGCCTGCGGGCACGAGGGCCTTGTGGCAGTCACCATGGATGATTTAACCCAAAAGCTGAACGTGGCCATCAAAGCCCAGATGGAAGAAAAGAAGACGACTTTTATTGAGGTGATGACCAACCAGGAACTGGGTGAACCGTTCCGCCGCGATGCCATGAAAACCCCTGTGCCGGTTGCCGGTATTGAAAAATCAGACATGCAACCCCAGAAAGGGGTCTGA
- a CDS encoding TetR/AcrR family transcriptional regulator, translating into MGLKERRQREKLERKKQILDAARTLLLEKGLPATTVNQIARRAELGVATIYSYYQNKEELYVALQEEGLNLLYSGIMEAAQKGKNPPNRIKKMALAYYRFSEIHKDYFDVINYFLSAPRVIFSSEHKIQVDHLGNKILRLLEVVITDGIRNGIFRKVNPRRSSIMLWGTQHGLIQFKKMETTLLQGENHKALYNFAVEQFIEGLTRKQV; encoded by the coding sequence ATGGGTTTAAAAGAAAGACGGCAGCGGGAAAAATTGGAACGAAAAAAGCAGATCCTGGATGCCGCCAGGACCTTGCTCCTGGAGAAAGGCCTGCCGGCCACTACGGTTAATCAAATCGCCAGGCGGGCTGAATTGGGAGTAGCCACCATCTATTCCTATTACCAGAATAAGGAGGAACTATACGTTGCCTTGCAGGAAGAAGGACTGAACCTGCTCTATTCCGGGATAATGGAGGCCGCCCAAAAAGGAAAAAATCCCCCCAATAGAATAAAAAAGATGGCTTTAGCCTATTATCGTTTCAGTGAAATCCATAAGGATTATTTCGACGTCATCAATTACTTTCTCTCGGCCCCCAGGGTTATTTTTTCTTCGGAGCACAAAATTCAGGTGGATCACCTGGGCAATAAGATCCTGCGCCTGCTCGAAGTAGTCATTACAGACGGTATCCGGAATGGAATTTTTAGAAAGGTGAATCCGAGAAGGTCCTCCATTATGCTCTGGGGGACCCAGCACGGATTGATCCAATTCAAGAAAATGGAAACAACCCTCTTGCAAGGGGAAAACCATAAGGCCCTGTACAACTTTGCCGTGGAACAGTTTATTGAAGGCCTGACACGAAAACAGGTTTAA
- a CDS encoding Rne/Rng family ribonuclease has protein sequence MSTELLINTRSYETRVALIENNILAELHVERPNRYSLAGNIYKGRVVRVLPGMQAAFVDIGLERAAFLYITDVTDNFEEFEAMLKDDEEEDLEDGQGELDGELEEKMMPHQLYFNIEDLLNEGQELLVQVVREPLGSKGARITTHISLPGRHLVLMPTMDHVGVSRRIEDENERKKLREFLTSIKPDGFGLIARTASEGVPKDKIKTEMDFLIKLFSNIQQKMPRAPIPSLIHRDLNITLRAVRDLFTKEVDRLVIDSRPEYEQILQFIDTFMPKLKHLVHLYEGKEPLFDGYGIEVEVGRALGKKVWLKSGGYIVIEATEALTSIDVNTGRYVGKRNLEETILKTNLEAVKEIAYQLRLRNIGGLVVIDFIDMEKKGDREKVFNALKEALKRDKNKTNVLKMSELGLIEMTRKRTRENLTRLFREPCFYCEGEGWLKSKNSICYQIFRQIEREAWEIQSDNLTLQVHPEIAGLLLDEEHPAMEEVEQRIGKRISVESKEAMHLEQFKISHDN, from the coding sequence ATGAGCACTGAATTACTGATTAATACCCGTTCCTATGAGACCCGGGTGGCCCTTATCGAAAACAACATCCTGGCCGAACTCCATGTCGAGAGACCTAATCGGTATAGCCTGGCTGGAAATATTTACAAGGGAAGGGTGGTCCGGGTCCTGCCCGGAATGCAGGCCGCCTTTGTCGACATCGGGCTGGAACGGGCGGCTTTTTTATATATTACGGATGTTACGGATAATTTTGAAGAGTTCGAGGCCATGCTGAAGGACGATGAGGAGGAGGACCTTGAGGATGGCCAGGGGGAACTGGACGGCGAACTCGAAGAAAAAATGATGCCCCATCAGCTCTATTTTAATATTGAGGACTTGCTCAATGAAGGTCAGGAACTCCTGGTCCAGGTTGTCCGGGAACCTCTTGGTTCAAAGGGTGCACGGATAACCACCCACATCTCCCTGCCTGGCCGCCATTTGGTCCTCATGCCCACCATGGATCATGTGGGTGTTTCCCGCCGGATCGAAGATGAAAACGAGCGTAAAAAACTCAGGGAGTTTTTAACCAGTATCAAACCAGATGGATTCGGCCTTATTGCCAGAACCGCCAGCGAGGGGGTGCCCAAAGACAAAATTAAGACCGAGATGGATTTTTTGATCAAACTCTTTTCTAATATCCAACAAAAAATGCCTCGGGCCCCTATTCCCAGTCTGATTCACCGGGATTTGAATATCACTTTAAGGGCCGTCCGGGATCTATTTACTAAAGAAGTGGATCGTTTAGTAATCGATTCCCGGCCGGAGTATGAGCAGATTCTTCAATTTATCGATACCTTTATGCCTAAACTGAAACATCTCGTCCATTTATACGAAGGGAAAGAACCCCTTTTTGACGGTTATGGGATCGAAGTCGAGGTTGGCCGGGCCTTAGGCAAAAAGGTCTGGTTGAAATCCGGTGGATATATCGTTATTGAGGCCACCGAAGCCTTAACCTCCATCGATGTCAATACCGGCCGATATGTGGGCAAGAGAAATCTGGAAGAAACGATTCTAAAGACCAATCTGGAGGCCGTCAAAGAGATCGCTTACCAGTTACGGCTGCGTAATATCGGCGGGCTGGTAGTTATTGATTTTATCGACATGGAGAAAAAGGGCGACCGGGAAAAGGTATTTAACGCCCTCAAAGAAGCCCTGAAGCGGGATAAAAACAAGACCAATGTCCTTAAGATGTCGGAACTCGGTTTAATTGAAATGACTCGGAAACGGACACGGGAAAATCTGACCCGTCTGTTCCGGGAACCTTGTTTTTATTGTGAAGGGGAAGGTTGGCTTAAATCAAAAAATTCCATTTGTTATCAGATCTTCCGCCAGATCGAACGGGAAGCCTGGGAAATCCAAAGCGACAACCTGACCTTACAGGTTCATCCCGAAATCGCCGGTCTGCTGCTGGATGAAGAGCACCCGGCCATGGAGGAAGTGGAACAAAGGATCGGCAAAAGGATTTCCGTGGAATCCAAAGAAGCCATGCATTTGGAACAGTTTAAAATTTCCCATGACAACTAA
- a CDS encoding bifunctional precorrin-2 dehydrogenase/sirohydrochlorin ferrochelatase, with amino-acid sequence MRYYPAFLDLKNRPCLVIGGGQVGERKVKTLQSCGARVYLISRELSPYLKDEVEEDRINLLAPSYDAQYLEDMFLVIGATDDPDLNKKISREALERRLLCNIADDPEACNFILPSLVSRGDLTIAISTAGKSPALAKKIRRDLEDRFPEIYGRYLELLGQIRTLVLARKKPQEENQKIFEALINAPWISWVVEEDFVPFYDLLDRLIDPPLPRSVLAEIINQLFHRHP; translated from the coding sequence ATGCGTTATTATCCTGCATTTCTGGATTTAAAAAATAGGCCTTGTCTGGTGATCGGGGGTGGGCAGGTCGGGGAACGAAAGGTCAAGACCTTGCAATCCTGTGGGGCCAGGGTTTATCTGATCAGCCGGGAACTATCCCCTTATCTTAAGGACGAGGTTGAAGAGGACCGGATCAATCTGCTGGCCCCGTCTTATGATGCCCAATATCTGGAGGATATGTTTCTGGTTATCGGGGCCACCGATGATCCGGATCTCAATAAAAAAATAAGCCGGGAGGCCTTGGAACGCCGGTTGTTATGCAACATTGCCGACGACCCGGAGGCCTGTAACTTTATCCTTCCGTCACTGGTTTCAAGGGGGGATTTAACTATTGCTATTTCCACTGCCGGGAAAAGCCCGGCCCTGGCCAAGAAAATTCGCCGGGATTTGGAAGATCGATTTCCCGAGATCTACGGCCGGTATCTTGAACTGTTGGGGCAAATACGGACTCTGGTCCTGGCGCGCAAAAAGCCCCAGGAGGAAAATCAAAAAATCTTCGAGGCCCTCATTAACGCTCCCTGGATATCCTGGGTGGTGGAAGAGGATTTTGTCCCCTTTTATGATTTATTGGATCGTCTGATCGATCCACCCTTGCCCCGTTCCGTATTGGCCGAAATCATAAACCAATTGTTCCACCGCCACCCGTGA
- the ccsB gene encoding c-type cytochrome biogenesis protein CcsB gives MALFFFKCALSIYLLGTLGYILFIVFQIKSMARISFGLLLLGFLSHTLSLGLWYGQTGYFPVHTLGESLSFFAWAIIGVFLLFQIRFNILVLGSFLSPLAAVMMISSSFFPHPTGPANPLLHNIWLMVHVVTIFIGNGAFAIAFLAGIMYLIQERQIKSKRFGPFYYRLPSLETLDALNYNCLILGFPLLTLGMLSGSIFAQYTLGHFWRWDPKEVWSLITWLLYAALLHGRLVAGWRGRRSALISIVGFLVLTFSFLGVNFLVKGYHSFSAFKAPAIEVPESIKK, from the coding sequence ATGGCCCTTTTCTTTTTTAAATGCGCTTTAAGCATCTATCTCCTGGGGACCCTGGGATACATTCTATTTATTGTTTTTCAAATTAAATCCATGGCCCGGATTTCTTTTGGGCTCCTCCTTTTGGGATTTTTATCACACACCCTGAGCCTCGGACTCTGGTATGGCCAAACCGGCTATTTCCCGGTCCACACCCTGGGAGAGTCTTTATCGTTTTTCGCCTGGGCGATCATCGGAGTATTCCTTTTATTCCAGATCCGCTTTAATATTCTGGTCCTGGGATCTTTCCTTTCCCCTTTGGCTGCGGTGATGATGATCAGTTCTTCTTTTTTCCCTCACCCAACCGGACCGGCCAATCCTTTATTGCACAACATCTGGTTAATGGTTCACGTGGTGACCATCTTTATCGGTAATGGGGCCTTTGCCATCGCCTTCCTGGCCGGTATCATGTACCTCATCCAGGAACGGCAGATCAAATCCAAACGTTTCGGCCCTTTTTATTATCGTCTTCCTTCCCTGGAGACTCTGGATGCCTTGAATTATAACTGCCTGATTTTGGGATTTCCTCTTTTGACCCTGGGCATGCTCAGTGGATCGATATTCGCCCAATACACCCTGGGTCATTTCTGGCGGTGGGATCCCAAAGAGGTCTGGTCCCTGATTACCTGGTTGCTTTATGCCGCTTTGTTGCACGGCCGTCTGGTGGCCGGATGGCGGGGAAGACGTTCGGCCTTGATTTCTATTGTCGGCTTTCTTGTTTTGACCTTCTCCTTCCTCGGTGTGAATTTTTTGGTCAAAGGATATCACAGCTTTTCGGCCTTTAAGGCCCCGGCTATAGAGGTCCCGGAATCCATCAAGAAATAA
- a CDS encoding glutamyl-tRNA reductase — MEIVVVGLNHKTAPVELRERSTRFLNQKEVFSSFQGITGLKEILLLTTCNRVEILFTSEEPDQTIRELMHYWSGGILQSASDGLPGSYIYRAGEAVQHLFRVASSLDSMVIGEPQILGQIKEAYREASDQHHTGVILNRLLHKTFSVAKRIRTETGIASHAVSISFAAVELAKKIFQDLAGKKALLIGAGEMAELAAEHLLNNRVRKIIVANRTLERALDLAGRWQGQAISLEEVPSALIETDIVISSTGAAETIIYYPQVKAIMKQRKQRPLFFIDIAVPRDIDPKINELDNVYLYDIDDLQGIVAQNIAERKQEALQAERIVQEESIKFRSWLNRLEVAPTIIALRKKMEEIQQGEWKKGGVSLQGLTPEQRKSMEIMTSAIINKVLHDPISFLKQPGHENLKDEKIDWIQKIFNLNKGMGED; from the coding sequence TTGGAAATTGTTGTTGTTGGTCTTAATCATAAAACCGCCCCGGTGGAATTGCGGGAACGGTCAACCAGGTTTTTGAATCAAAAGGAGGTCTTTTCTTCTTTTCAAGGGATAACCGGTCTCAAGGAAATCTTGTTATTGACCACCTGCAACCGGGTTGAAATCCTGTTTACTTCGGAAGAACCGGACCAGACTATCCGGGAGCTGATGCACTATTGGTCCGGCGGCATTCTTCAATCCGCTTCTGATGGTCTGCCTGGAAGTTATATTTATCGGGCCGGGGAGGCCGTACAACATCTCTTTCGGGTAGCCTCCAGTCTGGACTCCATGGTTATCGGAGAACCCCAGATCCTGGGCCAGATCAAAGAGGCCTATCGAGAAGCGAGCGACCAGCATCACACCGGGGTCATACTCAACCGTCTCCTGCATAAGACCTTTTCGGTGGCCAAACGGATCCGGACTGAAACCGGGATTGCCAGTCATGCGGTTTCCATCAGTTTTGCCGCGGTCGAACTGGCCAAGAAAATCTTTCAGGATCTGGCTGGAAAAAAGGCGTTATTGATCGGGGCCGGGGAAATGGCCGAACTGGCCGCCGAACACCTCTTGAACAACCGGGTCCGGAAAATTATCGTCGCTAACCGGACTCTGGAGAGGGCCTTGGATCTGGCCGGCAGATGGCAGGGGCAGGCCATCTCCCTGGAGGAAGTTCCTTCGGCCTTGATAGAGACCGATATCGTTATCAGTTCCACTGGGGCGGCCGAGACCATTATCTATTACCCGCAGGTCAAGGCCATCATGAAACAAAGGAAACAAAGACCCCTTTTCTTTATCGATATTGCGGTTCCCAGAGATATCGATCCCAAGATCAACGAGTTGGATAATGTCTATCTGTATGACATCGATGATCTCCAGGGGATCGTAGCTCAAAATATAGCCGAAAGAAAACAGGAGGCCCTGCAGGCCGAACGGATCGTTCAAGAAGAGTCCATTAAATTTCGTTCCTGGTTGAACAGGCTGGAGGTGGCCCCGACTATTATCGCCCTGCGGAAAAAAATGGAAGAAATCCAGCAGGGGGAATGGAAAAAAGGCGGGGTCAGCCTGCAGGGTTTAACCCCTGAACAACGGAAGTCCATGGAGATTATGACCTCTGCCATCATTAACAAGGTCCTTCATGATCCGATCTCTTTTTTAAAACAACCGGGACATGAGAATCTTAAGGATGAGAAAATTGATTGGATTCAAAAAATATTTAATTTAAATAAAGGAATGGGAGAAGATTAA
- a CDS encoding single-stranded DNA-binding protein — MASVNKVILIGNLGADPELRYTATGTAVANFRLATKEAWTGKDGNKEERTEWHRVVAWGRLGEICGEYLAKGKPVYIEGKLQTRSWEDRDGNKRYTTEILAQTMQMLGSAGERVPSEKEFGGKDVGGGEPQGGGPFPEEDIPF, encoded by the coding sequence ATGGCTTCAGTAAATAAGGTCATTTTGATAGGAAACCTGGGGGCTGATCCGGAACTGCGCTATACCGCCACCGGAACGGCCGTCGCCAACTTCAGGTTGGCCACTAAGGAGGCTTGGACGGGTAAGGACGGAAATAAGGAAGAACGTACCGAGTGGCATCGGGTTGTGGCCTGGGGGAGGTTGGGAGAAATTTGCGGCGAGTATCTGGCCAAAGGCAAACCGGTTTATATCGAAGGGAAGTTACAAACTCGAAGCTGGGAGGACCGGGACGGAAACAAACGGTACACCACTGAAATCCTGGCCCAAACGATGCAGATGTTAGGGTCGGCCGGAGAACGGGTCCCTTCGGAAAAGGAATTCGGCGGAAAGGATGTGGGGGGCGGCGAACCTCAAGGCGGAGGACCTTTTCCTGAAGAGGATATCCCTTTTTAG
- a CDS encoding serine acetyltransferase yields MEEPSHQPDVEGECSHPLSSRQELPTLVSELVESCQDQKTFHHLNLAGLPSREAALEIIDSLRKVLFPGYFGPREMDEITLSYQIGIEISALFELLSRQISLSIRHECRRYQQVCTLCVERGQKEALVFLKKLPELRKVLGDDVRAAYQGDPAAKSYDEIIFGYPSILAISIYRLAHELWVQEIPLLPRMMTEYAHSVTGIDIHPGARIGRDFFIDHGTGVVIGETCIIGDRVRIYQGVTLGALSLPMEEQGELLRKSKRHPTIEDKVTIYSGATILGGETVIGTGSVIGGNVWLTHSVPPGTTVMIETPKLRYREENG; encoded by the coding sequence ATGGAAGAACCTTCCCATCAGCCGGATGTTGAGGGGGAATGCAGTCATCCTTTATCATCCCGCCAGGAACTCCCGACCCTTGTTTCCGAACTGGTCGAAAGCTGTCAGGATCAAAAAACGTTTCATCATCTGAACCTGGCCGGATTGCCTTCCCGGGAGGCCGCCCTTGAAATCATTGACAGTTTAAGAAAGGTCCTCTTTCCCGGCTATTTTGGGCCCCGGGAAATGGATGAGATCACCCTTTCTTATCAAATAGGGATTGAAATCAGTGCCCTTTTTGAACTGCTTTCCAGACAGATATCTTTAAGTATCCGGCACGAATGCCGCCGCTATCAGCAGGTTTGCACCTTGTGCGTTGAAAGGGGACAAAAGGAGGCCCTGGTTTTTTTAAAAAAACTCCCCGAATTAAGGAAGGTTTTAGGGGATGATGTGCGGGCCGCCTATCAGGGAGACCCGGCGGCCAAAAGTTATGATGAGATTATTTTCGGCTACCCGAGTATCCTGGCTATCTCCATCTATCGTCTGGCCCACGAGTTGTGGGTCCAGGAGATCCCCTTATTGCCCAGGATGATGACGGAATATGCCCACAGCGTCACCGGTATTGATATCCATCCCGGAGCCAGGATCGGGCGGGACTTTTTTATCGATCATGGGACCGGTGTGGTTATCGGGGAAACCTGTATTATCGGGGACCGGGTCCGGATCTACCAGGGGGTCACCTTAGGGGCTTTAAGTCTGCCCATGGAGGAACAGGGGGAGCTGTTGAGGAAGAGCAAACGGCATCCCACCATTGAAGACAAGGTAACCATTTATTCCGGGGCGACGATCTTGGGCGGTGAGACGGTCATCGGGACCGGTTCGGTCATCGGCGGGAATGTCTGGTTGACCCATTCGGTCCCCCCTGGAACCACGGTGATGATCGAAACGCCGAAATTGAGGTATAGGGAAGAAAATGGTTGA
- a CDS encoding TldD/PmbA family protein has translation MISSNLFKSFAQDIIFDLERLFPYAALLATESFGERLAVQTRQQQAELLDPVRGVVLTAFNGRYFLEAATSDLSEKGLEIISRQLKEMGKDQGIFYDGPFIDPGPKLEKDYFVSVEKYPESIPLKEKIGACTALKDRLHQKDKRIVQATGQYAHVRNRELFVNRHKVLFQDLRRTQMVAMVVMKGEERSVHLHTGQALQGGFEKAFIPEEKLEQMVRDCGKMLGAPRLRPGTYDCVFSPEFAGIFAHEAFGHGMETDMFLKKRARGEDYLDKPVASPLVNMFDSPALPGQAASFFFDHEGEPARETRIIEKGILKRGLTDLNSATRLGLERSANGRRESFERKVYARMTNTCFGPGKHSFEQMVGSIAEGFFLDHPSNGMEDPKGWGIQLEGYYAEEIKNGQLTGRVFTPVIITGDVPDLLQSISMVGNSLEISGLGLCGKGHKEWVKVTDGGPYLKLKARLA, from the coding sequence ATGATCAGTTCCAATCTTTTTAAATCGTTTGCCCAGGATATCATTTTTGACCTGGAACGGCTTTTCCCCTACGCGGCCCTCCTGGCCACGGAAAGCTTCGGCGAGCGCCTGGCGGTTCAGACGCGGCAGCAACAGGCCGAACTCCTGGATCCGGTGCGGGGGGTGGTCTTGACGGCCTTCAACGGCCGCTATTTTTTAGAGGCCGCTACTTCGGATCTATCCGAAAAAGGTCTTGAAATAATTTCCCGCCAACTTAAAGAAATGGGAAAAGATCAGGGGATTTTTTATGACGGCCCTTTTATCGATCCCGGTCCAAAATTGGAAAAGGACTATTTTGTTTCTGTTGAAAAATACCCTGAGTCCATCCCTTTGAAGGAAAAGATCGGGGCCTGTACGGCCTTAAAAGACCGGCTTCATCAAAAAGATAAGCGTATCGTCCAGGCCACCGGCCAGTATGCCCATGTGCGGAACCGGGAGTTATTCGTCAACCGCCATAAGGTATTATTTCAGGACCTGCGCCGGACCCAGATGGTGGCCATGGTGGTCATGAAGGGGGAGGAGCGATCGGTCCATCTCCATACCGGTCAAGCCCTTCAGGGCGGATTTGAAAAGGCCTTTATCCCTGAGGAAAAGCTGGAACAAATGGTCCGGGATTGCGGGAAAATGCTCGGGGCCCCCCGCCTGCGCCCAGGGACCTATGATTGTGTCTTTTCCCCGGAATTCGCCGGCATCTTCGCCCATGAGGCCTTTGGCCACGGGATGGAAACGGACATGTTTTTAAAAAAGCGGGCCAGAGGTGAGGACTATCTGGATAAGCCGGTGGCTTCACCCCTGGTGAATATGTTTGATTCCCCGGCCCTTCCCGGTCAGGCGGCCTCTTTTTTCTTTGATCATGAAGGGGAACCGGCCAGAGAGACCAGGATCATCGAAAAAGGGATTTTAAAAAGGGGACTGACGGATTTGAATTCGGCCACCCGTTTGGGCCTGGAGCGATCGGCCAACGGCCGCCGGGAATCTTTTGAGAGAAAGGTCTACGCCCGGATGACCAATACCTGTTTCGGGCCCGGGAAACATTCCTTTGAACAAATGGTGGGCTCTATTGCGGAGGGATTCTTTCTGGATCATCCGTCCAATGGTATGGAAGATCCCAAAGGCTGGGGTATCCAATTGGAGGGCTATTACGCCGAAGAAATAAAAAACGGGCAATTGACCGGCCGGGTCTTTACGCCGGTTATCATTACCGGCGATGTCCCGGATCTGCTTCAGTCCATCTCCATGGTGGGGAATTCCCTCGAAATCAGCGGCCTGGGCCTGTGCGGCAAAGGCCATAAGGAATGGGTCAAGGTGACAGACGGCGGCCCCTATCTTAAATTAAAGGCCCGTTTGGCCTGA
- a CDS encoding ABC transporter permease, which translates to MNWYPIFLREMLQFKKKLFRLGYIFTSMMVPLLYLLAFGLGLGRSIQLSTGSYLNFLLPGLVAMSSMNNSYNWVASGLNLSRLYFKTFQVLVQAPIAPTSIMGGYVLSGMVRGLFASLMIILVGLLADAGFHLSFLFVITLLLNCFLFSNLGVIVGMITKSHEDTSTYANFFILPMVFFSGTFFPIDRMPNLLKGIILCLPLTHTNILIRKSALDGQGWLSLLVLAAYAALFFFLGSRLIKNYSE; encoded by the coding sequence ATGAACTGGTATCCGATCTTTCTCAGGGAGATGCTGCAATTTAAAAAGAAGCTTTTCCGCCTGGGATATATCTTTACCTCCATGATGGTCCCTCTACTTTATCTGTTGGCCTTTGGATTGGGCCTGGGCCGTAGTATACAACTTTCAACAGGAAGTTATTTGAATTTTCTCCTGCCCGGTCTGGTGGCCATGAGTTCCATGAACAATTCCTATAACTGGGTGGCCAGCGGTCTGAATCTGAGCCGCCTCTATTTCAAAACCTTTCAGGTCCTGGTCCAGGCCCCGATTGCTCCCACCTCTATTATGGGCGGTTATGTCCTTTCCGGTATGGTTCGGGGCCTTTTCGCTTCTCTGATGATTATCCTGGTGGGACTCCTGGCCGATGCCGGTTTTCATCTCTCTTTTCTTTTCGTAATCACCCTGCTACTGAATTGTTTTTTGTTTTCCAATTTAGGCGTCATTGTGGGGATGATCACCAAGAGCCATGAGGACACTTCCACTTATGCCAATTTTTTTATCCTGCCCATGGTCTTTTTCAGCGGCACTTTTTTCCCTATCGACCGGATGCCCAACCTGCTTAAGGGCATCATCCTCTGCCTGCCCCTGACCCATACCAACATCCTGATCAGAAAATCGGCCCTCGACGGCCAGGGTTGGCTGTCCCTTTTGGTCCTGGCCGCCTATGCCGCCCTGTTTTTTTTCCTGGGTTCCCGCCTGATAAAAAATTACAGCGAATAA